Proteins encoded within one genomic window of Candidatus Baltobacteraceae bacterium:
- the purB gene encoding adenylosuccinate lyase codes for MDSATYASPFSWRYGRAELRSLFSEQTRRRLWRCVWVALAEAQAAEGLVTEAEVADLRAHAGHIDIDAALAIEREIHHDLMAEIRVFASQAKTGGAKLHLGATSMDVEDTVETYRLRLALSWIGASLQDLLRAFAEKIREYAHLTCMAFTHLQPAEPTTLGYRLAVYAQDLTIDDAALRFAFENLTTKGLRGAVGTAASYEHLLDGSGKSSEIERYVLGKFGLEAREISTQTYPRKLDYLLLTALAGLGASLSKFAADVRILSSPEFGEVAEPFGKAQVGSSAMPFKRNPILCERIDSLARLLAGYSDVAWQNAATNYLERTLDDSANRRTILPEAMLCADELVSLAKRVIGGLKVNERRIAHNLRTYGPFAGTEAVMMEAVRSGGDRQQVHETIRSASMQAWESLARGEDNPLSQLLVEDRDLTSRVDPAEIRRLLDPGKHVGTAPQRALLLADNIENMQPFPKQDEVPLHVS; via the coding sequence ATGGATTCCGCCACGTACGCCTCACCGTTCTCCTGGAGATACGGTCGCGCCGAGCTTCGTTCGCTCTTTTCCGAGCAGACGCGCCGCCGGCTGTGGCGCTGCGTTTGGGTGGCGTTGGCCGAGGCGCAGGCGGCCGAAGGACTCGTCACCGAGGCCGAAGTCGCCGATCTGCGCGCGCACGCCGGTCACATCGATATCGATGCCGCGCTCGCGATCGAGCGCGAGATCCATCACGATTTAATGGCCGAAATCCGCGTGTTCGCGTCGCAGGCCAAGACCGGCGGTGCGAAGCTGCATCTCGGCGCGACGTCGATGGACGTCGAAGACACGGTCGAGACCTACCGGCTTCGCTTGGCGCTTTCGTGGATCGGCGCTTCGCTCCAGGACCTGCTGCGCGCGTTCGCCGAAAAAATTCGCGAGTACGCCCATCTCACGTGCATGGCGTTCACGCACTTACAGCCGGCCGAACCGACGACCTTGGGCTACCGGCTTGCCGTCTACGCGCAGGATCTGACGATCGACGACGCAGCGCTGCGCTTCGCGTTTGAGAATCTGACGACCAAGGGCCTGCGCGGCGCGGTCGGCACGGCAGCCTCGTACGAGCATCTACTCGACGGTTCGGGCAAGTCGTCCGAGATCGAGCGTTACGTCTTAGGAAAATTTGGGCTGGAAGCTCGTGAGATCAGCACGCAAACGTATCCTCGCAAGCTCGACTACTTACTGCTGACGGCGCTGGCCGGGCTGGGCGCGTCGCTCTCGAAATTCGCAGCCGACGTGCGCATTCTCAGCTCGCCCGAGTTCGGCGAAGTGGCCGAGCCGTTCGGCAAAGCCCAGGTCGGCAGCTCGGCTATGCCGTTCAAGCGCAATCCGATTCTGTGCGAACGCATCGACTCGCTCGCGCGGCTGCTTGCCGGCTACAGCGACGTGGCGTGGCAGAACGCGGCCACGAACTATTTGGAGCGCACGCTCGACGACAGCGCCAACCGCCGCACGATTCTTCCCGAAGCGATGCTGTGCGCCGACGAGCTCGTTTCGCTGGCGAAGCGCGTGATCGGCGGACTGAAGGTCAACGAGCGGCGCATCGCGCACAACCTGCGCACGTACGGTCCGTTCGCCGGCACCGAAGCCGTGATGATGGAAGCCGTGCGCTCGGGCGGCGACCGCCAGCAGGTGCACGAAACGATTCGCTCCGCCTCGATGCAGGCGTGGGAGTCGCTGGCGCGCGGCGAGGACAACCCGCTTTCGCAGCTCCTGGTGGAAGATCGCGATCTCACGTCGCGCGTCGATCCCGCCGAAATTCGCCGGTTGCTCGATCCCGGCAAGCACGTCGGTACCGCCCCGCAGCGCGCGCTATTGCTGGCGGACAACATCGAGAACATGCAACCCTTTCCAAAGCAAGACGAGGTCCCGCTACATGTCAGCTAA
- a CDS encoding phosphoribosylaminoimidazolesuccinocarboxamide synthase — protein MNKGLEIARGKTKVLYEHAGQPDQLVVAQTDNISAGDGARRNEIAGKGRLAAQTTARVFRLLNLCGLPTHYLNGGEDDDQNEMVVRRCNMIPLEVVTRGVAAGSFVKRNPNVQRGMLLVPRLTEFFLKDDANHDPMISPDEIISRGIAQPHEVAAMTEMARLTFDILTHAWRRRDTLLVDLKIEFGRLAGGENQGQLVIADVIDNDSWRIWPQGREDLMLDKQIYRNLQSVDDAALADVKRAYEKVADLVGTFPVMRPGMVAVLADSTSQVERVNEVVQAIGQLGLPTVRHVASPATTPGYVLQLIGQLEATFARLIFVSVGENDLLRTMLDAASSSPVLDGRAATNQLTMQCAKLFGLEDTVLYGRTLLMQANARSSVVHADAALQQPQHLMQGAVLG, from the coding sequence ATGAATAAGGGTTTAGAAATCGCGCGCGGCAAGACCAAAGTGCTCTACGAGCACGCCGGTCAACCGGATCAGCTCGTCGTCGCGCAGACCGATAATATTTCGGCCGGCGACGGGGCGCGCCGCAACGAGATCGCCGGTAAAGGGCGCCTCGCCGCGCAGACCACGGCGCGCGTCTTCCGTTTGCTCAATCTCTGCGGGCTGCCGACGCACTATCTCAACGGCGGTGAGGACGACGATCAGAACGAGATGGTCGTGCGCCGCTGCAACATGATCCCGCTGGAAGTCGTGACGCGGGGTGTGGCCGCCGGCTCGTTCGTCAAGCGCAATCCCAACGTGCAGCGCGGCATGCTGCTGGTTCCGCGGCTTACCGAGTTCTTTCTCAAAGACGACGCTAACCACGATCCGATGATCTCGCCCGACGAAATCATCTCGCGCGGCATCGCGCAGCCGCACGAAGTGGCCGCGATGACCGAGATGGCCCGTTTGACGTTCGACATCCTCACGCACGCGTGGCGCCGCCGCGACACGCTGCTGGTCGATTTGAAGATCGAGTTCGGCCGTTTGGCCGGCGGCGAGAATCAGGGGCAGCTCGTTATCGCCGACGTCATCGACAACGACTCGTGGCGAATCTGGCCGCAGGGGCGCGAGGATCTGATGCTCGACAAGCAGATCTATCGCAATCTGCAGAGCGTCGACGATGCCGCGCTGGCCGACGTCAAGCGCGCCTACGAAAAGGTTGCCGATCTGGTCGGTACGTTTCCGGTGATGCGTCCCGGAATGGTCGCGGTGCTGGCGGATTCCACTTCGCAAGTCGAGCGGGTCAACGAGGTGGTGCAAGCCATCGGACAACTGGGACTGCCGACGGTGCGCCACGTCGCGAGTCCGGCAACGACCCCAGGCTACGTGCTGCAGCTCATCGGGCAGCTCGAAGCGACGTTCGCGCGGCTGATTTTCGTCAGCGTCGGCGAGAACGATCTGCTGCGGACGATGCTCGACGCAGCCTCGTCATCGCCGGTGCTCGATGGAAGGGCCGCGACCAATCAGCTCACGATGCAGTGCGCGAAGCTCTTCGGGCTCGAGGATACGGTGCTCTACGGGCGGACGCTGCTGATGCAAGCCAACGCGCGTTCGAGCGTGGTCCATGCCGACGCGGCTTTACAGCAGCCTCAGCATTTAATGCAGGGCGCCGTTCTTGGTTAA
- the purL gene encoding phosphoribosylformylglycinamidine synthase subunit PurL, which yields MVNQAPVNVALRKDELERIAQRLGREPTAAELHAFDAQWSEHCSYKSSRHHLKKLPTSGPDVILGPAEDSGILYLGEHDGERYGVVIAHESHNHPSQVVPFEGAATGIGGIVRDVLCMGAEVVAVADPLRFGRIDDPDSHQRSVAVGVVDGIAAYGNAIGVPNLAGDVYFDESFDDNCLVNVVALGIVKESEIVHSFAPKDAEGWDIVLVGKATDASGFGGASFSSLTLDTEDEEANKGAVQVPDPFLKNVLMRASYRAFAYLRDHNIEAGFKDLGAGGVMGCSAEIVSSGGFGADINLDEVNVAIENMPPEVIAVGETQERLLWVLPPHVTPEILRIYNDQYTLPQIAYNARATIVGRVTREKKYVLRHRGHVVMDVDIDFLTGSIRDELPFTELQPAVLRDEDIVYPQLATDEIVDLLPRVLAHQAVCSREPLYRRYDAVVRGLTVIPRGAGEAGVFAAVRGGKLGVALSVAGNPRYGRLNPQRAAELAVVEAACKVYATGARPIGLTDCLNFGNPRKIEQYSEFVAAIDGLGAAARELGLAFVSGNVSLYNESTAGMAVAASAIVACVGALDDLAKTITPGVKQAGNALFVVGNVSPGFGGTVFAELLGNDDDNVPMLEYPQLRVDLEFLRAAMREGVVRSCTPVGAGGTLAAIARALFAARGAGRSLGAEVDGEAYFDETPGFVVEVDDQELFLRLAGAATVRRVGTVSKAAHFVINGESLHVEDLYRVWSAPLAEVYP from the coding sequence TTGGTTAATCAGGCGCCCGTCAACGTCGCGCTGCGTAAAGACGAACTCGAGCGCATCGCGCAACGCCTAGGCCGGGAGCCGACCGCCGCGGAGCTGCACGCGTTCGACGCACAGTGGAGCGAGCATTGCAGCTATAAGTCGAGCCGCCATCACCTCAAGAAGCTTCCGACGAGCGGCCCGGACGTGATATTGGGACCGGCCGAAGATTCCGGAATTCTCTATCTCGGCGAGCACGACGGCGAGCGATACGGCGTCGTGATCGCGCACGAGTCGCACAACCATCCTTCGCAGGTCGTGCCCTTCGAGGGTGCGGCGACCGGTATCGGCGGGATCGTGCGCGACGTGCTGTGCATGGGCGCCGAAGTCGTCGCGGTCGCCGATCCGCTGCGCTTCGGACGAATCGACGACCCCGACTCGCATCAGCGTTCGGTCGCGGTCGGCGTCGTCGACGGCATCGCCGCGTACGGCAACGCGATCGGCGTGCCGAACCTCGCGGGCGACGTATATTTCGACGAAAGCTTTGACGACAATTGCCTCGTCAACGTCGTCGCGCTCGGCATCGTCAAAGAATCCGAGATCGTTCACTCGTTTGCGCCGAAGGATGCCGAGGGATGGGACATCGTGCTCGTCGGCAAGGCCACCGACGCCAGCGGCTTCGGCGGGGCCTCGTTCTCGTCGCTCACCCTCGACACCGAAGACGAAGAAGCGAACAAAGGCGCGGTTCAAGTTCCCGATCCGTTTTTGAAAAACGTTTTGATGCGCGCGAGCTATCGCGCCTTCGCCTATTTACGCGATCATAACATCGAAGCCGGCTTTAAGGATCTTGGCGCGGGTGGCGTGATGGGCTGTTCGGCCGAGATCGTTTCCAGCGGCGGATTCGGCGCCGACATCAATCTCGACGAGGTCAACGTCGCGATCGAGAACATGCCGCCGGAAGTGATCGCCGTCGGCGAAACGCAGGAACGCCTGCTCTGGGTGTTGCCGCCGCACGTGACGCCCGAGATCCTGCGCATCTATAACGACCAATACACGTTGCCGCAGATCGCCTACAACGCGCGCGCAACGATCGTCGGCCGCGTGACGCGCGAAAAGAAATACGTGCTTCGTCATCGCGGACACGTTGTGATGGACGTCGACATCGATTTTCTTACCGGCTCGATTCGCGACGAGCTGCCGTTTACGGAGTTGCAGCCGGCGGTGCTGCGCGACGAGGACATCGTCTATCCGCAGCTTGCGACCGACGAGATCGTGGATCTGCTGCCACGCGTGCTGGCACACCAGGCGGTTTGCTCCCGAGAACCGCTCTATCGCCGTTACGACGCGGTCGTGCGCGGCTTGACGGTGATTCCGCGCGGCGCCGGCGAGGCCGGTGTGTTTGCTGCCGTGCGCGGCGGCAAGCTCGGCGTCGCGCTGTCCGTCGCCGGAAATCCGCGCTACGGACGGCTCAATCCGCAGCGCGCGGCGGAGCTCGCGGTCGTCGAAGCGGCGTGCAAGGTCTACGCGACCGGCGCGCGGCCGATCGGCTTGACGGATTGCTTGAACTTCGGCAATCCCCGCAAGATCGAGCAGTATAGCGAGTTCGTCGCAGCTATCGATGGCTTGGGCGCTGCCGCACGCGAGCTCGGCCTGGCGTTCGTGTCGGGAAACGTGAGTCTGTATAACGAGTCGACCGCCGGCATGGCGGTCGCCGCGTCAGCGATCGTCGCGTGCGTCGGCGCGCTCGACGATCTGGCAAAGACGATTACCCCCGGAGTCAAGCAAGCCGGAAACGCGCTCTTCGTTGTCGGCAACGTCAGCCCCGGATTTGGCGGAACGGTGTTCGCCGAGCTGCTTGGCAACGATGACGACAACGTGCCGATGTTGGAGTATCCGCAACTGCGCGTCGACCTCGAGTTCCTTCGCGCCGCAATGCGCGAGGGTGTCGTTCGATCCTGCACGCCGGTTGGGGCGGGCGGAACGCTGGCGGCGATCGCGCGGGCGCTCTTTGCCGCGCGCGGCGCGGGCCGTTCCCTCGGTGCGGAGGTCGACGGAGAAGCCTATTTCGACGAAACGCCCGGTTTCGTCGTTGAAGTCGACGACCAGGAACTCTTCCTGCGGCTCGCCGGCGCCGCTACGGTTCGCCGCGTCGGAACGGTGTCGAAGGCCGCGCATTTCGTCATCAACGGCGAGTCGCTGCACGTCGAGGATTTGTACCGGGTTTGGTCGGCGCCGCTGGCTGAGGTGTATCCGTAA
- the purQ gene encoding phosphoribosylformylglycinamidine synthase I — protein MSGKIAVPIFPGTNSENETVALLRDCGGDAELVHWSAAETLGRYDAYVLSGGFAYEDRIRAGAIAAHDRIMDFVIEGAQNGKLVFGVCNGAQIVLEAGLVPGTGAIRRPTAAFTRNAPEPHFVCRHVYLKIAIDPSRSAITASLPKDALVPAWQANGEGRLAATPEHLQEIVDGSHLAFVYAFADGTASQSASPNGSALNCGGLINRAGNVLAIMPHPERDAWNFNHLDRREGKDVLAPSGGAMLFKSFVKAVNG, from the coding sequence ATGAGCGGGAAGATCGCGGTTCCGATTTTCCCCGGAACGAACTCCGAAAACGAAACGGTGGCGCTGCTGCGCGACTGCGGCGGCGACGCCGAGCTCGTCCACTGGTCTGCGGCTGAGACGTTGGGGCGGTACGACGCCTACGTCCTCTCCGGCGGATTCGCGTACGAGGATCGCATTCGCGCCGGCGCGATTGCCGCGCACGACCGGATCATGGATTTCGTCATCGAGGGCGCGCAGAACGGTAAACTCGTGTTCGGCGTCTGCAACGGCGCGCAGATCGTACTCGAAGCGGGTCTGGTTCCCGGTACCGGGGCGATACGCCGTCCCACCGCCGCGTTTACGCGCAACGCGCCCGAACCGCATTTCGTGTGTCGTCACGTGTATTTAAAGATCGCGATCGATCCGTCGCGCAGCGCGATTACGGCGTCGCTGCCTAAAGACGCGCTCGTGCCGGCGTGGCAGGCCAACGGTGAAGGCCGGCTCGCTGCGACGCCCGAGCACTTGCAAGAAATCGTTGACGGCAGTCACCTGGCGTTCGTCTATGCGTTTGCCGACGGTACGGCTTCGCAGTCGGCATCCCCGAACGGCTCGGCGCTCAACTGCGGCGGGTTGATCAATCGCGCGGGCAACGTGCTGGCGATCATGCCGCATCCCGAACGCGACGCGTGGAACTTCAATCACCTCGATCGCCGCGAGGGCAAAGACGTGCTCGCGCCGTCGGGCGGCGCGATGCTCTTCAAGAGTTTCGTGAAAGCGGTCAACGGTTGA